The sequence TGGATTTTTATGTCCAAAAATCAATGTTTTCATTGTTCCTCCTCTATTTTATTTACTATATATTAATTATACAATCATTTAAGATATAGGTCAATATTAAAATTAACTCCTTGTAGGAGTTAATCTCTTTCTATTTTAGGAATAGGAAATAAATTTTCATTTTCTCTTACTTCATCAAGAGTATATTCTTTTAATATTTCACCATTTTCATAAACTAAATTAAGTATACTATCTTTATGATACTCATTTTCTTTTAAATTAGAAATATTTACTGTTAATATATTCCCTGATTCATCTCTAATTAAATCTAATCTTCCTTTTTTACTTACTTTACCCTTATCAGTTATAGGATCTTTATATACATCTATTAATTTATTATTAACTTTAACACAACTACATTTCATAGCAAATTTATGAGTGTCTCTATTTATACTAGAATGCTTATTACCTTGAAGTAATGCACCACCACAACCTAAAGCTATATTTTCAGCAGAATAACCATTTTCCTTCATTGATTTTAAAATATCCCAAATAGTATCTTCATATATACCATCACCTTGTAATATTCTTATTTTATTTATTACCTTATAACCTTTAGAATTTAATGTATATCCAAATTTTTCTTCAGTAACTTTTAAAGTATAAAGTACATTAGTAATGGCATCTCCACTATCTGGTCTTATAACTAAGTTTCCATCTCTTTCTAGTATTTCTTCTTTCAAAATATTAGAAAATATGCTATTTACTGCATGAAAATAGTTATAACTATCACTTACTATAGATACAAGTCCCTTAGGGAATTTATGTAACATATTTCTATAAGCATCAACTTCACCATTCATTGTCCAAGATGTCATTGTTGAATGTTCTGATGCTGGTATACTATACCCTGCCATATCTGAGTTATAGTATTTTCTACCAAATATTATAGATTTTAAATTATCTGTTCCTTTAAAATTAGTTAAATGGGCAAGTCCTCCAATTCCGGCACTTTCCTCACTTGAAACACCCCTATATCCAAAATCATGGAATTTAAAAGGTAGTTCTTCC is a genomic window of Pseudostreptobacillus hongkongensis containing:
- a CDS encoding nicotinate phosphoribosyltransferase; the encoded protein is MENLILMTDSYKSSHFLQYPENTVYMHDYIESRGGLYGYTKFFGLQYYLKEYLTKRITKEMIEEADEILKLHGLPFNREGWEYIVRELDGKLPLRIRAVPEGAVIKNHNVLVTVESTDTKVAWIVGWFETLLLKIWYPITVSTFSFKVKQIISYFLRETSDNYEEELPFKFHDFGYRGVSSEESAGIGGLAHLTNFKGTDNLKSIIFGRKYYNSDMAGYSIPASEHSTMTSWTMNGEVDAYRNMLHKFPKGLVSIVSDSYNYFHAVNSIFSNILKEEILERDGNLVIRPDSGDAITNVLYTLKVTEEKFGYTLNSKGYKVINKIRILQGDGIYEDTIWDILKSMKENGYSAENIALGCGGALLQGNKHSSINRDTHKFAMKCSCVKVNNKLIDVYKDPITDKGKVSKKGRLDLIRDESGNILTVNISNLKENEYHKDSILNLVYENGEILKEYTLDEVRENENLFPIPKIERD